A part of bacterium genomic DNA contains:
- a CDS encoding KamA family radical SAM protein: MNSNNMTQESVSVKEEPPLSSSDEPASTSSAAPLTASTLNPLQHPKWNDWRWQVRNRIRTFNDLTEFFPSLKTNKGIARVCEKYPMAITPYYASLIKTTDLSDPVFQMSVPQGQELFAPDFLHADPLEEEEDMPVPGLIHRYRDRALLMATTMCSMYCRHCTRKRVAGYQESCIDLAQLNAITGYLRAHPEIKDVVISGGDPLTMATSLLERILAAVRSVPSVDIIRIGTRVPVVLPQRINSELTQMLAKYHPVWVNTHFNHPNEITPESTAACAKLVNAGIPLGNQTVLLRGINDTPQVMEELLRGLVKIRVRPYYLFQCDLVRGVEHFRTPISKGIEIMEYLRGRLSGLAIPAYVVDAPHGGGKIPVLPNYIISSSPTHTVLRNFEGMIVNYPEPMEPMARTPSPAGARSGSHGVWEVAAGHTSVITPAGSNRNKRRAARKYQKPDAGQEHPEFRILLESLMAEGGG, from the coding sequence ATGAATAGCAATAATATGACGCAAGAATCTGTATCCGTTAAAGAAGAGCCTCCGCTTAGTAGTAGTGACGAGCCTGCAAGTACAAGCTCTGCCGCGCCCCTGACCGCCTCCACTCTCAACCCCCTACAGCATCCGAAATGGAATGATTGGCGCTGGCAGGTTCGGAACCGTATCCGGACGTTCAATGATTTGACTGAATTTTTCCCGTCGCTCAAGACCAATAAGGGCATCGCCCGGGTATGCGAAAAATATCCGATGGCCATCACCCCTTATTATGCCTCCCTCATCAAAACGACGGACCTGTCTGATCCCGTCTTCCAGATGAGTGTGCCGCAGGGTCAGGAATTGTTTGCCCCCGATTTCCTGCATGCCGATCCCCTGGAGGAAGAGGAAGATATGCCCGTGCCGGGCCTGATTCACCGCTATCGCGACCGGGCGCTCCTCATGGCGACGACCATGTGCTCGATGTATTGCCGCCACTGCACCCGGAAGCGCGTGGCCGGCTATCAGGAATCCTGTATTGATCTCGCCCAGCTCAACGCCATCACCGGCTATCTCCGCGCCCATCCGGAAATCAAGGATGTGGTCATCTCCGGCGGGGACCCGCTGACCATGGCCACCTCCCTGCTGGAACGGATTCTGGCGGCGGTGCGTTCGGTTCCCAGTGTGGACATCATCCGCATCGGCACCCGCGTGCCGGTGGTGCTACCCCAGCGGATCAATTCGGAACTGACCCAGATGCTGGCGAAATACCACCCGGTATGGGTGAACACCCATTTCAATCATCCGAACGAGATCACCCCGGAATCCACGGCCGCCTGCGCGAAGCTGGTCAATGCCGGGATTCCACTCGGGAATCAAACCGTGCTGTTGCGGGGCATCAACGACACCCCGCAGGTAATGGAAGAACTCCTGCGCGGGCTCGTCAAAATCCGCGTACGGCCCTACTACTTATTCCAGTGCGATCTGGTACGGGGGGTGGAACATTTCCGTACGCCGATCAGCAAGGGGATTGAGATCATGGAATATCTCCGCGGCCGCTTGAGCGGTCTGGCCATCCCGGCGTATGTGGTGGATGCCCCGCACGGCGGCGGCAAGATTCCCGTATTGCCTAATTATATCATCTCGTCCAGCCCGACCCACACCGTGTTGCGCAACTTCGAGGGGATGATCGTGAATTATCCCGAGCCCATGGAACCCATGGCCCGTACACCGTCTCCGGCCGGGGCGCGCAGCGGAAGCCACGGCGTCTGGGAAGTGGCCGCAGGCCATACCTCGGTGATCACCCCCGCCGGCTCCAACCGAAACAAACGCCGGGCGGCCCGCAAGTATCAGAAACCGGATGCGGGACAGGAACATCCGGAGTTCCGGATCCTGCTGGAATCGCTCATGGCGGAAGGCGGAGGGTAA
- a CDS encoding D-alanine--D-alanine ligase has protein sequence MSLTIGLTYDLKRDYLALGYKEEEVAEFDADITIDTIERTIAELGFKTDRIGHVRALCTRLAAGARWDLVFNIAEGVSGRSREAQIPCLLEAYDIPYTLSDPLVCAVTLDKAVAKRILKAEGLNTAGFHVVHTESDVAKVNLPFPLFAKPIAEGTGKGIDRASRITNAAELRAVCQTLLLKFNQPVLIEEYLPGREFTVAILGTGPQARVMGTMEVCFRDTSTPTIYTYEVKENYTSHVDYHCPPRTPETEAVERLALDSYRALELRDAGRVDIRLDRDNRPSFMEVNPLPGLNPLHSDLPIIGKLIGMSYRDIIRSIIESARTRIAKPA, from the coding sequence GTGAGCTTAACCATCGGTTTGACCTACGACCTGAAACGCGACTACCTCGCTCTTGGCTACAAGGAGGAGGAAGTCGCTGAGTTTGACGCGGATATCACGATCGATACCATTGAGCGCACCATTGCAGAGCTCGGGTTCAAGACCGACCGGATCGGCCATGTCCGCGCCCTGTGCACCAGACTCGCCGCCGGGGCCCGCTGGGATCTGGTCTTCAACATCGCAGAAGGCGTGTCCGGCCGGAGCCGGGAAGCACAGATTCCCTGCCTGCTGGAGGCCTATGATATTCCCTATACCCTGTCGGATCCGCTGGTCTGCGCCGTCACCCTCGACAAGGCGGTGGCCAAACGGATTCTGAAGGCGGAAGGCCTCAACACGGCGGGCTTCCATGTGGTTCACACCGAATCCGACGTGGCGAAGGTTAACCTCCCCTTCCCTCTGTTTGCCAAGCCGATTGCCGAGGGTACCGGCAAGGGCATTGACCGCGCCTCGCGCATCACGAACGCCGCCGAGTTACGGGCCGTCTGCCAGACCTTGCTGCTGAAGTTCAATCAGCCCGTCCTGATTGAGGAATATCTGCCCGGCCGCGAATTTACCGTGGCCATCCTGGGCACGGGCCCCCAGGCGCGGGTCATGGGTACGATGGAAGTCTGTTTCCGCGACACCTCCACGCCCACCATCTACACCTACGAGGTGAAGGAAAACTACACCAGTCATGTGGATTATCACTGCCCGCCCCGGACCCCGGAGACCGAAGCCGTTGAAAGGCTGGCCCTGGACTCCTATCGTGCGCTGGAACTGCGCGACGCCGGCCGCGTGGATATCCGCTTGGATCGTGACAACCGGCCCTCGTTTATGGAGGTTAATCCGCTCCCTGGCCTGAATCCGCTCCACTCGGATCTCCCCATCATCGGCAAACTGATTGGCATGAGCTACCGGGACATTATCCGTTCCATCATCGAGAGCGCCCGGACCCGGATCGCCAAACCCGCATGA
- a CDS encoding GNAT family N-acetyltransferase → MNTRLEPVLILHHALPAAGTCQSVESDAGVMEEVQAVVAALTTLGLPFRIVAVESLAALPGILQASAERLIFNLVENFPGRPADAMQVPILCEAFGKECSGNDSTSQVLALDKWRTKAVLKAAGLPVPAGIIIAPGHGSAMDTALPPPPWIVKPLFADASEGIHASSVIAGGITNLMKAVARVHRDFNHPALVEQFFGTREINISVFQDGSSVKALPVAEIEFRDFGKDRPRIVDYAAKWHTDSFEYKNTVRVIPAVIDKAIAQRLRTATLAAWHTMGCRDYARVDFRVDEAGHFVILEINPNPDISPDSGFAAALTCARIPYHHFVRKVCDNTRARLALRQVADRPAKRKAGIKRAAKKPPAGPKPLIRFSEASDREGILDFMKGTGFFHEGEIDVAREVLEEAIAKGPSGHYQSSTLLADGQPAGWICYGPTPCTKGTFDIYWIGVSANAQGRGFGRALLEHVEKLIRRAKGRVIIIETSGRPLYDSTRGFYLKTGYTETARIPDFYDQGDARVIYSKAL, encoded by the coding sequence ATGAATACCCGCCTCGAACCCGTCCTCATTCTCCACCACGCGCTCCCCGCTGCAGGCACCTGCCAGAGCGTCGAGAGCGATGCAGGCGTCATGGAGGAAGTCCAGGCCGTCGTCGCCGCCTTGACCACGCTCGGCCTCCCTTTCCGCATCGTGGCCGTGGAATCACTGGCCGCCCTTCCCGGCATTCTGCAAGCGTCAGCGGAGCGGCTGATATTCAATCTGGTTGAGAATTTCCCCGGCCGGCCCGCTGATGCGATGCAGGTGCCCATCCTCTGCGAAGCGTTCGGCAAGGAATGCAGCGGGAATGACAGCACGAGCCAGGTGCTGGCCCTGGACAAGTGGCGCACCAAGGCGGTGCTGAAAGCCGCAGGCCTGCCTGTCCCCGCCGGCATCATTATCGCGCCCGGCCACGGGTCCGCCATGGACACCGCCCTGCCCCCACCCCCCTGGATCGTCAAACCCCTCTTTGCCGATGCGAGCGAGGGCATTCACGCCAGCTCGGTCATCGCCGGAGGCATTACCAATCTCATGAAAGCGGTGGCCCGGGTTCACCGCGATTTTAACCACCCCGCCCTGGTTGAACAATTTTTCGGAACCCGCGAAATCAACATTTCCGTATTTCAGGATGGGAGTTCGGTCAAGGCCCTGCCCGTGGCGGAAATTGAATTCCGGGACTTCGGCAAAGACCGCCCCCGCATTGTGGATTATGCCGCCAAATGGCATACCGATTCCTTTGAATACAAGAACACCGTCCGGGTGATTCCCGCCGTCATCGATAAGGCCATTGCCCAGCGGCTCCGGACCGCGACGCTGGCCGCATGGCATACCATGGGCTGCCGGGACTACGCCCGCGTGGATTTCCGGGTCGATGAGGCGGGCCATTTCGTGATTCTGGAGATCAATCCGAATCCGGACATCTCTCCCGACAGTGGCTTTGCCGCCGCGCTCACCTGCGCCCGCATCCCCTATCATCACTTCGTCAGAAAAGTTTGTGACAACACACGCGCCCGCCTGGCCCTGAGGCAAGTTGCCGACCGACCGGCCAAGCGCAAGGCCGGAATAAAGCGGGCAGCGAAAAAGCCCCCAGCCGGACCCAAGCCCCTCATCCGCTTCAGCGAGGCGTCTGACCGGGAGGGCATTCTGGACTTCATGAAAGGGACCGGGTTCTTCCATGAGGGCGAAATCGACGTGGCCCGCGAGGTTCTGGAAGAGGCGATTGCCAAGGGCCCTTCAGGCCACTATCAATCCTCCACACTCCTTGCGGATGGCCAGCCGGCCGGGTGGATCTGCTACGGCCCCACGCCCTGCACCAAGGGAACGTTCGACATCTATTGGATCGGGGTCAGTGCCAACGCCCAGGGGCGCGGTTTCGGCCGGGCGCTGCTGGAACATGTGGAAAAACTCATCCGCCGGGCCAAGGGACGCGTCATCATTATCGAAACCTCCGGCCGTCCTCTCTATGATTCCACCCGGGGTTTCTATCTCAAAACCGGCTATACCGAAACCGCCCGCATCCCCGATTTCTACGATCAGGGCGATGCCCGCGTCATCTACTCCAAGGCGCTTTAA
- a CDS encoding TlpA disulfide reductase family protein codes for MTEPTLPPPLPSSRSASGTLAVASFVLGLIAFITGLFVVGGVVGLIGLIPGIIHLKTGRTRDRALAGWGIGLSAAGIVFSATILTVAWVFIRPLFLNSGLMEKSFEPSQWIGKPIPEMTLTSLDGRTLRTSDWKGRPVVLDMWGSWHPACTSAVPDFNRLVSEVSTQELQVLAVTFEEVADLGEFTTNGALSYPLVAVTNLPAPFGEVDTIPTTFFINASGIIRDIRIGYEGYDALKHSALDQSPPRVPEAERPGDNP; via the coding sequence ATGACCGAACCCACTCTCCCACCACCCCTACCCTCCAGCCGCTCCGCCTCCGGTACCCTGGCCGTTGCCAGTTTTGTGCTCGGGCTCATTGCGTTCATTACCGGCCTGTTTGTGGTCGGGGGCGTAGTGGGGTTGATCGGGTTGATTCCGGGCATCATCCACCTTAAGACAGGCCGCACACGTGATCGCGCCCTGGCTGGCTGGGGGATCGGCCTTTCAGCGGCCGGCATAGTGTTTTCCGCCACCATCCTGACGGTGGCCTGGGTGTTCATCAGACCCCTCTTCCTGAACTCAGGACTGATGGAAAAATCCTTTGAACCTTCCCAGTGGATCGGTAAACCCATCCCGGAAATGACCCTGACATCACTGGACGGCCGCACGCTCCGCACCTCCGACTGGAAAGGCCGCCCCGTCGTGCTTGACATGTGGGGCTCCTGGCATCCGGCCTGCACCTCGGCAGTACCGGACTTTAACCGACTGGTCTCGGAAGTCTCGACACAGGAATTACAGGTCCTGGCGGTGACGTTTGAGGAGGTGGCCGACCTCGGTGAATTCACCACCAACGGGGCCTTGAGCTATCCTCTGGTTGCCGTCACGAATCTCCCTGCTCCCTTTGGCGAGGTCGACACGATCCCAACCACCTTTTTCATCAATGCCTCAGGCATCATCCGGGATATCCGGATCGGTTATGAAGGCTATGACGCACTTAAACACTCTGCACTCGACCAATCCCCGCCGAGAGTGCCGGAGGCAGAAAGACCAGGAGATAACCCATGA
- a CDS encoding PhnD/SsuA/transferrin family substrate-binding protein, producing MHSPMPRRNWPLIAGLSLLLIQGVPFASWAGWYSRNQNPEPAKTAFLLAVGDPLAFENACPCIKGYAQRDYHVVADLITHELKRPVELVFSQTPEGASQRAGRQPDVFIGKTSVAELNARKTGRPLKCLAMLTDHTGKTTLQGLFVVRQDDPAHGVPDLAGRTILFGPSDAAEKHSAAFALLRDFGLSVPATPPEAEPCTAAAQAVLKREADAAVISDYAWPLLSACGAAESGSLRVVGRTAPVPFIGVFAASKLTPSDEAGIKRALSNLSGSRRLRGRLETRDGFIMPPPTWPYDPDNPVSHAIRSGSPRVLWRCPMRSQSLGGLAATGDWVIIPDKSEAGNEDVWHGVRADTGKPIWTVSYPAAAEMDYTSAPRATPVIVGDQVYLLGALGDLLCVNLETGAVQWHINLIKRYGGTVPTWGFCGTPLVMDDRIMVQTGNAHSGLVALNRRNGREVWHSPGSLPAYGSLILARLGGRPQIVGHDSDSLGGWDPETGRRLWQLKPALPNDFNVPTPLQVGDMLLVSTENNGTRLYTFNDEGIIRPEPWATTQHLKPDVSSPVVMDGLIWGADQTGVHVLRVASQLTPVWESADPQYTKYMRLLAGPSGILAAALSGTLHEFGLPPGRAIQHTPVFSPLGEFLPEMWSPPVRVGQRLYLRSATEAACVELASP from the coding sequence ATGCATTCCCCGATGCCACGCCGGAATTGGCCTCTCATTGCAGGGCTCTCTTTGCTGCTCATCCAAGGCGTTCCGTTCGCCTCATGGGCTGGTTGGTATTCCCGCAACCAGAACCCTGAACCGGCGAAAACCGCCTTCCTGCTCGCCGTGGGCGATCCGTTGGCCTTTGAAAACGCCTGTCCCTGCATCAAGGGCTATGCGCAGCGGGACTACCATGTCGTGGCCGACCTCATCACCCACGAGCTCAAACGGCCGGTAGAACTGGTTTTTAGCCAGACCCCGGAGGGGGCCAGCCAGCGCGCCGGACGACAGCCCGATGTTTTCATCGGCAAAACCTCGGTAGCTGAACTCAACGCCCGAAAAACAGGCCGGCCCCTGAAATGCCTGGCCATGCTGACCGACCATACAGGAAAAACGACCCTGCAGGGACTGTTTGTCGTCAGGCAGGATGATCCCGCTCACGGGGTGCCGGATCTAGCCGGTCGCACCATTCTGTTTGGTCCTTCTGACGCGGCAGAAAAGCACTCCGCGGCCTTCGCGCTGCTCCGTGACTTCGGTCTTTCGGTCCCTGCCACCCCGCCGGAGGCGGAGCCCTGCACTGCCGCTGCCCAGGCTGTCCTTAAACGGGAGGCTGATGCCGCGGTGATCTCCGACTATGCCTGGCCGCTGCTGTCAGCCTGTGGGGCAGCAGAAAGCGGCTCCCTGCGGGTCGTGGGCCGCACCGCCCCCGTCCCCTTCATCGGGGTCTTCGCAGCGTCCAAACTGACTCCATCCGATGAGGCGGGGATTAAACGCGCCCTCAGCAACCTCTCCGGGAGCCGCCGGCTCCGGGGGAGGTTGGAAACCCGTGATGGATTTATCATGCCCCCGCCGACCTGGCCCTATGATCCTGATAACCCCGTTTCGCACGCCATCCGTTCCGGTTCACCCCGGGTACTCTGGCGTTGCCCGATGCGGAGCCAGAGCCTGGGTGGCCTGGCGGCAACGGGGGACTGGGTCATCATCCCGGATAAGTCTGAAGCCGGTAATGAAGATGTGTGGCATGGCGTGCGGGCCGACACGGGGAAACCTATCTGGACTGTTTCTTATCCCGCCGCTGCGGAAATGGACTACACCAGCGCGCCCCGCGCCACGCCGGTCATCGTCGGCGACCAGGTCTACCTGCTCGGCGCTCTCGGGGATCTCCTGTGCGTAAACCTCGAAACCGGTGCGGTGCAATGGCACATCAACCTGATCAAGCGCTATGGCGGCACCGTCCCCACCTGGGGCTTTTGCGGCACTCCTCTGGTTATGGATGACCGGATAATGGTTCAGACGGGAAACGCCCATTCAGGCCTGGTTGCCCTGAACCGGCGGAATGGACGGGAGGTCTGGCACAGCCCGGGATCCCTGCCCGCTTATGGCAGCCTGATTCTCGCCCGCCTCGGTGGCCGGCCACAGATCGTGGGGCATGACAGCGATTCGCTGGGCGGCTGGGACCCTGAAACCGGACGGCGTCTCTGGCAGCTGAAGCCAGCTCTCCCAAATGATTTCAATGTACCCACCCCCTTACAAGTCGGCGACATGCTGCTGGTCAGCACGGAAAATAATGGGACCCGCCTCTATACCTTCAACGACGAAGGCATCATCCGGCCTGAGCCCTGGGCCACCACACAACACCTGAAGCCGGATGTCAGTTCTCCCGTCGTAATGGATGGATTGATCTGGGGTGCAGATCAAACGGGAGTACACGTGTTGCGAGTGGCGTCTCAACTCACTCCTGTCTGGGAGTCGGCCGACCCCCAGTACACCAAATACATGCGCCTACTCGCCGGCCCGTCAGGAATTCTGGCCGCCGCGCTCTCAGGCACACTCCATGAGTTCGGACTCCCCCCGGGGAGGGCGATTCAACACACCCCGGTGTTTTCGCCTCTTGGTGAGTTCCTCCCCGAGATGTGGTCTCCCCCTGTAAGGGTAGGCCAGCGCCTCTATTTGAGAAGCGCGACAGAAGCCGCCTGCGTGGAACTTGCTAGCCCATGA
- a CDS encoding ATP-binding protein, producing the protein MKTDERFYKWLISVAEGLTIAFFILLGWQSWRSYQDIQTLVTTGSSLNESNALIGQFDEALTMSARMAAATGNRQWEARYLLLEPQLDEAIQTVKKLAPDLVATKSAQKTDEANQILVEMEHRSFKLIEQGQQEAAKALLASPEYEDAKRTYARGFQQIRDGLAERSASLLHVAKNRLTFNLTLTGILLPSLLLLWAWVIRLAQQLSTRRLAAEMALKEAHDYLNNLFNHAYAPIIVWDPQFRITRFNHAFEELTGRRANEVLGKSPAILFPPSLVAGAMSFLSKTQTGALGETAELTIQHLDGSVRTVLWNSATLNAPDGGTPLATIAQVNDITERKRVEEEKSKLEEKNRQLQKTESLGRMAGAIAHHFNNKLHGVMGNLELATGLLPGGSTESEFAKCVTEALQGVHEASKMSVMMLSYLGLNCCTKEPLDLSECCRRYLPHLICVLPWNTVLKTDLPVPGPTINANASEIEVVLANLITNAWEARRFDGSTIRLSVKTVPVETISTTHRFPLDCILQEKTYACLEVSDSGCGITEKDIESLFDPFFSTKFAGRGLGLSVVQGIAKACSGTITVESKPGSGSTFRVFFPVFSDAIAQS; encoded by the coding sequence ATGAAAACTGATGAACGGTTTTACAAGTGGTTGATCAGTGTGGCCGAGGGACTCACCATTGCCTTCTTTATCCTTTTGGGCTGGCAAAGCTGGCGTTCGTATCAGGACATTCAAACGCTGGTGACAACTGGATCGAGCCTCAATGAATCCAACGCCTTGATCGGGCAGTTTGACGAGGCGCTGACCATGTCGGCACGCATGGCGGCCGCCACCGGGAACCGGCAATGGGAGGCGCGTTACCTTTTGCTGGAACCCCAGCTCGATGAAGCCATCCAAACCGTTAAGAAGCTGGCACCGGACCTTGTCGCCACTAAAAGCGCCCAAAAAACCGACGAAGCCAACCAAATTCTGGTTGAAATGGAACACCGGTCATTTAAGTTAATCGAGCAGGGACAGCAGGAGGCGGCCAAGGCGCTTCTCGCCTCTCCGGAATACGAGGACGCCAAACGCACTTACGCAAGAGGCTTCCAACAGATTCGCGATGGCCTGGCCGAGCGGTCCGCCTCTCTTCTGCACGTGGCCAAGAATCGCCTGACGTTCAATCTGACATTAACGGGAATACTTCTCCCGTCACTTCTACTGCTATGGGCTTGGGTGATCCGGTTAGCACAACAACTTTCTACCAGACGGCTCGCTGCTGAAATGGCCTTGAAAGAGGCCCACGACTACCTTAACAACCTGTTCAACCATGCCTATGCCCCTATCATCGTATGGGATCCTCAATTCCGCATCACCCGTTTCAACCATGCCTTCGAGGAATTGACTGGCAGGCGCGCGAATGAAGTCCTTGGTAAATCACCGGCCATTCTCTTCCCCCCTTCCCTGGTCGCGGGGGCCATGTCATTTCTCAGCAAAACGCAAACCGGCGCACTGGGCGAGACCGCTGAACTCACCATCCAGCATCTCGACGGTTCCGTCCGCACCGTCCTGTGGAACTCCGCGACGTTGAACGCTCCCGATGGGGGCACCCCACTGGCTACCATTGCGCAAGTGAACGACATCACCGAACGAAAGCGGGTCGAAGAGGAAAAATCGAAACTTGAAGAAAAGAACCGGCAGCTCCAGAAGACTGAAAGTCTCGGGCGTATGGCTGGTGCCATCGCCCATCACTTTAACAACAAACTCCATGGAGTCATGGGCAATCTCGAACTGGCCACAGGCCTTCTTCCTGGAGGATCAACGGAGTCAGAGTTCGCCAAATGCGTCACCGAGGCATTGCAGGGCGTCCACGAAGCATCAAAAATGAGCGTCATGATGCTCTCCTATCTCGGATTAAATTGTTGCACAAAGGAACCACTGGATCTTTCAGAATGCTGCAGGCGTTACCTGCCTCATCTGATCTGCGTCTTGCCTTGGAATACCGTTTTGAAAACTGACCTCCCCGTTCCCGGCCCAACGATCAACGCAAACGCCAGCGAGATCGAAGTGGTTCTGGCCAACCTGATCACCAATGCCTGGGAGGCCCGCCGTTTCGACGGAAGCACCATCCGTCTGTCCGTGAAAACAGTCCCGGTGGAAACCATTTCCACAACACATCGTTTCCCCTTGGATTGCATCCTGCAAGAGAAGACCTATGCCTGCCTGGAAGTGTCCGATTCAGGATGCGGGATCACAGAGAAGGATATCGAATCCCTTTTTGATCCGTTTTTCAGCACCAAGTTTGCCGGAAGGGGCTTGGGGTTATCCGTTGTTCAAGGCATCGCGAAAGCATGCTCTGGCACCATCACAGTGGAAAGCAAACCGGGATCGGGAAGCACCTTCCGCGTCTTCTTCCCGGTATTTTCGGATGCTATAGCCCAATCATAA
- a CDS encoding cytochrome ubiquinol oxidase subunit I: protein MDVVTLSRLQFALTSMFHFLFVPLTLGLSVLVAAMETRYVRTGDIKFLRMTKFWGKLFLINFALGVVTGITLEFQFGMNWAEYSRYVGDIFGAPLAIEASVAFFMESVFIGVWIFGWDKVSKRTHALAIWLVAIATNLSGLWILLANGWMQHPVGFVLRNSRAEMVDFLALITNPNGLIKFGHQIFSGYTVAAFFVMGISAWHLLRKNETAFFKTSFSMAAIFGLSASLLVALLGDMHGVDVAKSQPAKFAAMECVWDTKPGADMHLLLFPDAQNECNLIEMLSVPKMLSLMATHNPNGVVKGLKDFPEDERPPVLPVYLSFRVMVALGGLFLLISLLAVFLSKRNQLEQYPLFLKLLVLLIPLPYLANQLGWIVAEMGRQPWIVYGVLKTSAAVSTSISVSQVVASLIGFVLLYSLLGFVDIFLLVKFARKGPDRDGSGLNKPVGKGV from the coding sequence ATGGATGTTGTAACCTTGAGTCGCCTTCAATTTGCCCTGACCAGTATGTTTCATTTCCTGTTCGTGCCCCTCACCTTGGGGCTATCCGTCCTGGTGGCAGCCATGGAAACACGGTATGTGCGCACGGGAGACATCAAGTTTCTTCGCATGACCAAATTCTGGGGAAAGCTGTTCCTGATCAACTTTGCCCTGGGGGTGGTGACGGGGATCACGCTGGAGTTCCAGTTCGGCATGAACTGGGCCGAATATTCCCGGTATGTTGGCGATATCTTCGGCGCGCCGCTGGCCATTGAAGCCTCCGTCGCTTTCTTCATGGAGTCCGTGTTCATCGGCGTCTGGATTTTCGGGTGGGACAAAGTCTCTAAACGGACCCATGCGCTGGCCATCTGGCTAGTGGCCATTGCCACCAATCTTTCCGGCCTGTGGATTCTCCTGGCCAATGGCTGGATGCAACACCCCGTTGGCTTCGTGCTGCGCAACAGCCGTGCCGAGATGGTCGATTTCCTGGCCCTGATCACCAACCCCAACGGGCTCATTAAATTCGGACATCAGATTTTTTCCGGCTACACGGTGGCCGCTTTCTTCGTGATGGGGATCTCCGCCTGGCATCTGTTGCGGAAAAATGAAACCGCGTTTTTCAAAACCTCCTTCAGCATGGCGGCCATTTTCGGGTTAAGCGCCTCCCTTCTGGTCGCCCTCCTGGGCGATATGCATGGCGTGGATGTCGCCAAGTCTCAGCCGGCCAAGTTCGCGGCCATGGAGTGCGTGTGGGACACCAAGCCGGGTGCTGATATGCATCTGCTGCTCTTTCCAGATGCGCAGAACGAGTGTAACTTAATTGAGATGCTCTCGGTCCCGAAAATGCTGAGTCTCATGGCCACCCACAATCCCAATGGGGTCGTCAAGGGGTTGAAGGATTTCCCGGAGGATGAGCGACCGCCCGTTCTCCCGGTCTACCTCAGTTTCAGGGTGATGGTGGCGCTCGGGGGCCTCTTCCTCCTGATCTCCCTGCTGGCCGTTTTCCTCTCCAAGCGTAATCAGCTGGAGCAGTATCCCCTTTTCCTCAAGCTTCTAGTCCTCCTCATCCCCCTGCCCTATCTGGCCAATCAACTGGGGTGGATTGTCGCGGAAATGGGCAGGCAGCCCTGGATCGTCTATGGAGTGCTGAAAACGTCCGCGGCAGTCTCAACCTCCATTTCTGTCTCCCAGGTGGTCGCCTCCCTGATCGGCTTTGTCCTGCTCTACAGTCTGCTGGGTTTTGTGGACATCTTTTTGCTCGTCAAGTTCGCCCGGAAAGGCCCGGATCGCGATGGATCCGGCCTGAACAAACCGGTCGGGAAGGGAGTCTGA